Proteins from a genomic interval of Musa acuminata AAA Group cultivar baxijiao chromosome BXJ1-9, Cavendish_Baxijiao_AAA, whole genome shotgun sequence:
- the LOC103998913 gene encoding caffeoyl-CoA O-methyltransferase 5, whose translation MASQNGQQRPHQEVGHKSLLQSDALYQYILDTSVLPREPECMKELRQITANHPMYIMSISVDDGQFLNMLLKLTRAKKTMEIGVYTGYSLLATALALPDDGKILAMDINRKYYEVGPPTIQKAGVAHKIDFREGPALPVLDQLLQDETNHGSFDFVFVDADKENYVNYHRRLLDLVKVGGLTAYDNTLWGGAVAAPPDAPLPGYLRHYLDFVLQLNQELAADPRIEICQLPVGDGVTLCRRIR comes from the exons atggcTTCTCAGAATGGCCAACAAAGACCGCATCAGGAGGTCGGTCACAAAAGCCTCCTCCAAAGCGACGCCCTCTATCAA TACATACTGGACACCAGCGTTCTCCCCCGAGagcccgaatgcatgaaagaactcCGCCAGATCACCGCCAACCATCCCAT GTACATCATGTCGATCTCGGTCGACGATGGGCAGTTCCTGAACATGCTGCTCAAGCTCACCAGAGCGAAGAAGACGATGGAGATCGGCGTCTACACTGGCTACTCCCTCCTCGCCACTGCCCTCGCCCTTCCCGACGACGGCAAG ATTCTGGCCATGGACATTAACCGAAAGTACTACGAGGTTGGCCCGCCGACGATACAGAAGGCCGGCGTCGCCCACAAGATAGACTTCCGCGAAGGCCCCGCCCTCCCCGTCCTCGATCAGCTGCTGCAAGAC GAGACGAATCACGGGTCGTTCGACTTCGTCTTCGTGGACGCCGACAAGGAGAACTACGTCAACTACCACCGGCGGCTGCTGGATCTGGTGAAGGTGGGCGGCCTCACCGCGTACGACAACACGCTGTGGGGCGGCGCGGTGGCGGCCCCGCCGGACGCGCCCCTGCCCGGGTACCTCCGCCACTACCTGGACTTCGTGCTGCAGCTCAACCAGGAGCTCGCCGCCGACCCGCGCATCGAGATCTGTCAGCTTCCGGTGGGCGACGGCGTCACCCTCTGCCGGAGGATCAGATGA